Proteins encoded within one genomic window of Hyphomicrobiales bacterium:
- a CDS encoding ammonium transporter produces MEPQPIGADVFFVLMGAILVFAMHGGFAFLEVGTVRRRSQVNALVKIIVDFAISTVAYFFIGYLIAYGVGFFQSAAAISGGAEGFAGQGLTLVKFFFLLTFAAAIAAIISGGIAERMRFLPQCLATAIIVAVAYPLFEGAVWNGNFGVQDRLAARFGAEFHDFAGSIVVHAVGGWMALGAVILLGPRTGRYDAQGRAVGIPPSSIPWLALGSWLLCIGWFGFNVMSAGSLAAISGLVAMNSLMAMAGGILAALFVGRNDPGFVHNGALAGLVAICAGSDLVHPIGALVIGAAAGALFVTGFNLCQNRWKIDDVLGVWPLHGMCGLWGGIAAGVFGLEALGGLGGVAFFSQLIGSVAGAAYAFGAGLVIYGALKSTVGLRLTRDEELQGADLAIHQISANPETDLPTR; encoded by the coding sequence CGCAACCGATCGGCGCCGACGTCTTCTTCGTACTGATGGGCGCCATCCTCGTCTTCGCCATGCATGGCGGCTTCGCCTTTCTCGAGGTCGGCACCGTGCGCCGCCGCAGCCAGGTCAACGCCCTGGTCAAGATCATCGTCGATTTCGCCATCTCCACCGTCGCCTATTTCTTCATCGGCTACCTCATCGCCTATGGCGTCGGCTTCTTCCAGAGCGCGGCGGCGATTTCGGGCGGCGCGGAAGGCTTCGCCGGCCAGGGGCTGACGCTGGTCAAGTTCTTCTTCCTGTTGACCTTCGCGGCCGCCATCGCCGCCATCATCTCCGGCGGCATCGCCGAGCGCATGCGTTTTCTGCCGCAGTGCCTGGCCACCGCCATCATCGTCGCCGTCGCCTATCCGCTGTTCGAGGGCGCGGTGTGGAACGGCAATTTCGGCGTCCAGGACCGGCTCGCGGCGCGCTTCGGCGCCGAGTTCCACGATTTCGCAGGTTCCATCGTGGTCCACGCGGTCGGCGGCTGGATGGCGCTCGGCGCGGTCATTCTGCTCGGGCCGCGCACCGGACGCTATGACGCCCAGGGCCGGGCGGTCGGCATTCCGCCGTCGAGCATCCCGTGGCTGGCGCTCGGCTCCTGGCTGTTGTGCATCGGCTGGTTCGGCTTCAACGTGATGAGCGCCGGATCGCTGGCGGCGATCTCCGGCCTCGTCGCCATGAACTCGCTGATGGCCATGGCCGGCGGCATCCTTGCGGCGCTGTTCGTCGGCCGCAACGACCCCGGCTTCGTGCACAATGGGGCGCTCGCCGGGCTGGTGGCCATCTGCGCCGGCTCCGACCTGGTTCACCCCATCGGCGCGCTCGTCATCGGCGCCGCCGCCGGCGCCCTCTTCGTCACCGGCTTCAATCTGTGCCAGAACCGCTGGAAGATCGACGACGTGCTCGGCGTCTGGCCGCTGCACGGCATGTGCGGCCTGTGGGGCGGCATCGCCGCCGGCGTTTTCGGCCTCGAGGCGTTGGGCGGCCTTGGCGGCGTCGCCTTCTTTTCCCAGCTCATCGGCTCGGTGGCGGGCGCGGCTTACGCCTTCGGCGCCGGCCTCGTCATCTACGGCGCCCTGAAGTCGACGGTCGGATTGCGGCTGACGCGGGATGAGGAGCTGCAGGGCGCGGATCTCGCGATCCACCAGATCAGCGCCAATCCGGAGACAGACCTGCCGACGCGCTGA